One window of Vitis riparia cultivar Riparia Gloire de Montpellier isolate 1030 chromosome 5, EGFV_Vit.rip_1.0, whole genome shotgun sequence genomic DNA carries:
- the LOC117914946 gene encoding lipoamide acyltransferase component of branched-chain alpha-keto acid dehydrogenase complex, mitochondrial, with protein MMSRGIWQQKCRNAIRRWLRSCAAQTSPLSPSPVVSLGNSSYIGFSSQPIVSRYAMASFSMVNDKLMDLNIPYSIKRSCFSSHALLDLPASGIVSIPLAQTGEGIAECELLKWFVKEGDQVEEFQPLCEVQSDKATIEITSRYKGTVSQIIYVPGDIVKVGETLLKMVVEESQGSNLTSNAPDDMKSMGAEVCDSSIQSSDLRNSNTGGVLATPAVRNLAKQYGVDINHILGTGQDGRVLKEDVLTHAVQKGLCKEPSSLSVNSVEHFQGEEKYSHTLAADGWQYEDKTVPIRGFQRAMIKSMTLAAKIPHFHYVEEINCDALVKLKASFQEENRDPEVKHTFLPFMIKTLSMALSKYPLLNSCFNEELQEITVKGSHNIGIAMATPHGLVVPNIKRVQSLSILEITKELAQLQQLALANNLCPEDISGGTITLSNIGAIGGKFGSPLLNPPEVSIIAIGRLQKVPQFVDDENMYPASIMTVNIGADHRVLDGATVARFCNEWKLYIEKPEQLMLHMK; from the exons ATGATGAGTCGGGGGATTTGGCAGCAGAAGTGTCGTAACGCCATCCGACGATGGCTGCGTTCCTGCGCTGCCCAAACCTCGCCGCTCTCTCCGTCTCCGGTCGTATCGCTGGGGAATTCATCGTATATAGGGTTTTCTTCTCAACCGATCGTCTCCCGATACGCTATGGCGTCGTTTTCCATGGTCAATGATAAGCTTATGGAT TTGAACATTCCATATAGCATAAAGAGATCTTGCTTTTCGAGTCATGCTCTTCTTGATCTTCCTGCAAGTGGGATAGTTAGTATACCATTGGCACAAACAGGTGAAGGTATTGCTGAATGTGAACTTCTTAAATGGTTCGTGAAAGAG GGGGATCAAGTTGAAGAATTCCAACCACTTTGTGAAGTTCAGAGTGATAAAGCAACAATAGAAATAACTAGTCGCTACAAAGGAACTGTTTCTCAAATTATCTATGTCCCTGGTGACATTGTAAAG GTTGGAGAAACCCTTCTGAAAATGGTTGTTGAAGAATCTCAAGGTTCAAACCTGACCAGCAACGCTCCAGATGACATGAAATCAATGGGTGCTGAGGTATGTGACTCAAGTATTCAAAGTTCAGACTTGAGGAACAGTAACACAGGTGGAGTTCTAGCCACACCTGCTGTTAGGAACCTTGCAAAGCAGTATGGTGTAGATATAAATCACATCCTTGGAACTGGTCAAGATGGGAGGGTATTAAAAGAAGATGTCCTCACACATGCAGTCCAGAAAGGACTCTGTAAAGAACCTTCTTCCTTGAGTGTTAATTCAGTGGAGCACTTTCAAGGAGAAGAGAAATACTCTCATACCTTAGCTGCAGATGGATGGCAATATGAAGATAAGACAGTTCCAATTCG AGGATTCCAACGTGCAATGATTAAATCAATGACCTTGGCTGCTAAGATTCCACACTTTCATTATGTAGAAGAGATAAATTGTGATGCACTTGTGAAACTTAAAGCATCCTTCCAAGAGGAGAATCGTGATCCAGAAGTCAAGCACACTTTCCTCCCTTTTATGATAAAGACACTTTCGATGGCATTGAGCAAATATCCCTTATTAAATAGCTGCTTCAATGAGGAGCTGCAAGAAATCACTGTTAAAG GCTCCCATAATATTGGAATTGCGATGGCTACCCCACATGGTCTAGTTGTTCCTAACATAAAGAGGGTTCAATCGCTTTCCATCTTGGAG ATAACAAAGGAGCTGGCACAGCTACAACAATTAGCATTAGCTAACAACCTTTGTCCTGAGGATATATCTGGTGGAACAATAACTTTAAGCAATATTGGTGCAATTGGAGGGAAGTTTGGCTCCCCCCTCCTCAACCCGCCTGAAGTTTCCATCATTGCAATTGGCCGACTCCAGAAAGTTCCACAGTTTGTTGATGATGAAAACATGTATCCTGCATCAATTATGACT GTTAATATAGGCGCTGATCATAGAGTCCTGGATGGAGCAACAGTTGCTAGATTTTGTAATGAGTGGAAACTATACATTGAGAAACCTGAGCAGCTCATGCTGCATATGAAGTGA